A segment of the Fastidiosipila sp. genome:
TTTTAAGTGTGGACTCAACGCACTGATCAACTGAAAGGAAATTTGCACGTCATCAGCATGATCGTCCATCTTGTCGGGCATAAGGGGATCCTGTCCAAGGTCCGGCAGCTCCAAAACGATTTCTTCCGGCAATACCGAGGGATCAACCACATGCTGAGATGGATCGTTCATACATCCCCCTCCTCTTCAGTGGCTTAGCTGTCTTTTTTGTAGAGCACGCCCAATATCGCGGCGCCCAAGACAAAGGCACCTCCTATCGCAGCGGCACCTATTGCTGCTATTTCTTTTAGAAATCTCTTCTGTTCTTTATCGTGCTCGGCGATGCGGTCCGCAACGTACAGCATCCGCTCAAGAATCTGCACACGTTCTTCATGAGACACATCTTCTTTTTTCAGAAGATCTACCAGTTCGTCCAATATTTTGTTGTAGCTGGCAATCACAGCCTTCTGGCCTTGAGCCGCATCGTCCGTCAACTTGCCCAAGATCAATCTAAATTGATTGATCGCGCCAAGTGCCATGTTCGAGAAATCGGGAAACTGGTCAATGATCTTTATGGCCAGGTCCCGATCCATGTAGGGCAATTGCGAGGCAAATTCACTGATTTGCTCTTTGTTAAAATCCTTGAAGCTGTCAACACCCAGCTTCTTTTTGACTTCGTTCTCGGTCATCATTTTTTTGCCCATTGCGATTTCCTCATTTCATGTCACCCAGCATTGGCACAAGTTGGGATGCTTTGAACTCGATTAATTATACAATACGCACCGTGGAACAGCCGGTTTTTGGAAGGTCACTTCATTTTCCACCGAGACTGGCACAGTTTTTGCATGAGCAAATACGCTGCTCGTGTTATCTTAAGTTTGGAAGAGAGATCGTCACCCTTAGAAAGCTTTCTTTGATTTTGTTCATTTTATTTCAGTTTGGGGGATGCCGATTTTCGCTTTCGGGACGGGGCTTATGGCTACTACCATTTCAAAGGTGACCGATGGCAGACGGTTCCCGAAGAGGAGCGGAAGTTTTACCTGAAGAATACCTGCCGTGTTCTTTTAACCAGTGCAAGGCAGGAAATGGTTATTTTTATCCCGCAGGGTGATGATCAAGATCCGACTAGGGTGAGAGGATTTTATGACGGAGTTTATCGGTACTTAACAAGTGTCGGAATTCAGGAGATCGGATAGGGAGGATTGTCAAAATGGATCAAGCTAAATCAAAACGATTTTTGGATGCCTTTCATGAAATTGAGGGATTCTTGAGGAAAATGACTCAGATGGATTCAAATGCAAGTTTCAGACAGCTTTTAGACAAAGCCGAGCCCATGTCCAAACCCGTTAGGCAGCATCGAAATGAACTTGACAGTCTCAAAGAACTTAGAAATGCGATTGTCCACAAACGTGTGAAAACCAAAATGATAACGGAAGTCATCGCGGAACCTCATCTCAAAACCGTTGAACGGATCGAATATCTGAGGGATCAAATTCTGCAACCACCAGTCATAAGTGCAAACTTTCTTGGATCCGTAACGACTTGCTCATCTGGAGATCTGATTGGTCCCGTCATGGTCGACATGTACAACCAATCTTTTTCGCAGGTGCCCGTTTATGATGATGGAGTCTTCCAAGGCCTCCTCACAACCGACACCATCTCCCGATGGCTGGCATCAGGTATCGTAAGAGAAGGCGACATCATCATAACGGAGGAGACCGTTGCAGACGTTATGCCTCATAACGAGAGCCTGAATAATGTCAGACTTATCCGCAGAAATTGCACTCTCTATGATGTCCTTGATTATTTTGACCAGGCTAATGAAAAAGGACAAAGGCTCGATGCTCTGATTGTCAGCAATTCGGGAAGAAAAGAGGAGAAGCCTTTAGGGATCATTACAATCTTTGATTTGCCGGAGATCTACCAGAGAGTGCAGGGAGGAGAATAGTTACCACCTCCTAAGTTCTCCAGAAGTACTGGCAATGATCTGGTTTTTCCGAAGTGTGGTTCGGCATGAAAAACACCAAGACCATCGTCACCTGTGCGATTAGGGTAAAAGGAAAAAATCATCACAGTTCGGCACTCCTATTGTCAAACAGTTCTTGGAACGAGCAGATCAACTTTGTGTTCCCAACCGCACTAATCCTAACACCGCGCTCTGTGTTATCTTTTAGAGGATAGTGACCGTTGCACTATAAGTTGAGAATCAGCTTTATTTGCCAGTCATCTTCTTATCATTATGTCTGCAAAAACCACCTGATTCGGATAGAAAGATCATTCGCTAAATGAGGTGAGCCCCTAAATACGAAGAAATGTGATGCTCTTCACGCTTGATCGCCGAAGTTAATCATTTCTCCAAAGTACTTGTTGTGTATGGGGAGAAGTGTCTGAAGGAGTGTAATCCATGTCCAACAAAAAAGAACAAGAAAGAGCCGAATTGCACCGCACCATCTGGAACATCGCGAATGATCTGCGGGGGAGTGTGGATGGCTGGGATTTTAAACAATATGTGCTCGGTATGCTCTTCTATCGGTATATCTCCGAGAACATCACCTCCTACATCAATAAGGGTGAACACGAGGCGGGTATTCCCGATTTTGATTACGCCAACTTATCAGATGAAGAGGCCGAATCCGCCCGAGAAGACATGGTGCAAACAAGAGGGTTCTTTATCCTGCCAAGTGAGCTCTTCATCAATGTAAAAAAGCGAGCAGGAGATGATAGCAATCTCAATGAAACGCTCGAAACGATCTTCAAGAATATCGAAGCGTCAGCTCAAGGCACTGCAAGTGAAAGGAATTTCAATGGGCTCTTCGATGACATCGATGTTAATTCCAATAAGTTGGGTAGCACCGTCACCAGAAGAAATGAAAAACTGGTTAAACTCCTGAATTCAGTCGCCGAGATGAATCTTGGATCCTACCAAGATAATTCCATCGAT
Coding sequences within it:
- a CDS encoding type I restriction-modification system subunit M codes for the protein MSNKKEQERAELHRTIWNIANDLRGSVDGWDFKQYVLGMLFYRYISENITSYINKGEHEAGIPDFDYANLSDEEAESAREDMVQTRGFFILPSELFINVKKRAGDDSNLNETLETIFKNIEASAQGTASERNFNGLFDDIDVNSNKLGSTVTRRNEKLVKLLNSVAEMNLGSYQDNSIDAFGDAYEYLMAMYASNAGKSGGEYFTPQEVSELLTRIALVGKTEINKVY